From uncultured Fusobacterium sp., the proteins below share one genomic window:
- the infC gene encoding translation initiation factor IF-3, with product MEVLNISDKIRINEKIKGREFRIISSTGEQLGVMSANEALELARQEDLDLVEIAATAKPPVCKIMDFGKYRYEQTRKAKEAKKNQKQVVVKEVKVTARIDTHDLETKVGQIEKFLAKENKVKVTLVLFGREKMHATLGVDTLDEIAEKFAETAEVDKKYNEKQKYILLTPKKS from the coding sequence ATGGAGGTGTTGAATATTTCTGACAAAATTAGAATCAACGAAAAAATAAAAGGAAGAGAATTTAGAATTATCTCTTCAACAGGTGAACAATTAGGAGTTATGTCTGCAAACGAAGCATTAGAGCTAGCAAGACAAGAAGACCTAGACTTAGTTGAGATAGCTGCAACTGCAAAACCACCTGTATGTAAAATAATGGATTTTGGAAAATACAGATATGAACAAACTAGAAAGGCTAAAGAAGCTAAGAAAAATCAAAAACAAGTAGTAGTTAAAGAAGTAAAAGTAACTGCAAGAATTGATACTCACGATTTAGAAACTAAAGTTGGACAAATCGAAAAATTCTTAGCAAAAGAAAATAAAGTAAAAGTTACTTTAGTTCTATTTGGAAGAGAAAAGATGCATGCTACACTTGGAGTAGATACATTAGATGAGATAGCTGAAAAGTTTGCTGAAACAGCTGAAGTAGATAAAAAATATAATGAAAAACAAAAATATATACTATTAACACCTAAGAAAAGTTAA
- a CDS encoding GerMN domain-containing protein, with product MKRKTLIFFIVCWTFIIGSGIMYFTYATESEVITIENNQKSVENREKEKVTIYVPNSKLTTLEKREAEIDLAQSTKDRAIKLTEKIIEVLRGEKYIKSEEITLYNVYFNDKTIYLDFSSQIKELDDNTQKSLMTIYSIVNSLTETGKFNRVKIMVNGEDGTKNLGKFYTRNSGI from the coding sequence TTGAAAAGAAAAACTTTAATCTTTTTTATAGTTTGCTGGACATTTATTATAGGTTCAGGGATAATGTATTTTACATATGCAACAGAGAGTGAAGTTATAACTATAGAAAATAATCAAAAATCAGTAGAAAATAGAGAAAAAGAAAAAGTTACAATATATGTTCCAAATTCTAAATTGACAACTCTTGAAAAAAGAGAGGCAGAGATAGATTTAGCTCAAAGCACAAAGGATAGAGCGATTAAACTAACAGAGAAAATTATTGAAGTATTAAGAGGAGAAAAATATATAAAAAGTGAAGAAATTACTTTATATAATGTATACTTTAATGATAAGACGATCTATTTAGATTTTAGCTCACAGATAAAAGAATTAGATGATAATACTCAAAAAAGTTTAATGACTATTTACTCTATAGTTAACAGTTTAACTGAAACAGGTAAATTTAATAGAGTAAAAATAATGGTAAATGGAGAAGATGGAACAAAAAATTTAGGTAAATTTTATACAAGAAATAGTGGAATTTAG
- a CDS encoding aldose 1-epimerase family protein: MEFKLKNNAIEVRVESKGAELTGIKDLVTGQEYVWQKDPKFWAKSSPVLFPFVGAIKEDRYFYNGQEYNIKTKHGFARDNEFKLSSQGENFLEFAFESNEETRKIYPFDFKFFMKYIIEEKTVKIEYRVENLTDGDMYFSLGAHPAFNAPTDENVKVTDYYIEFEKEEDGEIFGLNGALISSKDKIKFFEGNRINLERDRFINDAAIIENPNSKVVWLRNSKNSSGVKFEYDGFKYIAFWNVPGADYVCFEPWNGISDYDNASGELTEKVGIEKLEKGGQYTRELNITIF; encoded by the coding sequence ATGGAATTTAAATTAAAAAACAATGCAATAGAAGTAAGAGTAGAAAGTAAAGGAGCAGAACTAACAGGAATAAAAGATTTAGTAACAGGGCAAGAGTATGTTTGGCAAAAAGATCCTAAATTTTGGGCAAAAAGTTCACCAGTATTATTTCCTTTTGTAGGAGCAATAAAAGAAGATAGATATTTTTACAATGGACAAGAGTACAACATAAAAACAAAACATGGATTTGCTAGAGATAATGAGTTTAAATTATCAAGTCAAGGAGAAAATTTCTTAGAATTTGCTTTTGAATCAAATGAAGAAACAAGAAAGATTTATCCTTTTGATTTTAAATTCTTTATGAAATATATAATAGAAGAAAAAACAGTAAAAATTGAGTACAGAGTTGAAAATTTAACAGATGGAGATATGTATTTCTCTTTAGGAGCACACCCTGCATTTAATGCACCAACAGATGAAAATGTAAAAGTTACAGATTACTATATAGAGTTTGAAAAAGAGGAAGATGGAGAAATTTTTGGACTTAATGGAGCATTGATCTCTTCTAAAGATAAAATCAAATTCTTTGAAGGAAATAGAATTAATTTAGAAAGAGATAGATTTATAAATGATGCTGCAATTATAGAAAATCCAAATTCTAAAGTAGTTTGGCTAAGAAATAGTAAAAATAGTTCAGGAGTAAAATTTGAATATGATGGATTTAAATATATAGCATTCTGGAATGTTCCTGGAGCAGACTATGTTTGCTTTGAGCCATGGAATGGAATTTCAGATTATGACAATGCTTCTGGAGAATTAACTGAAAAAGTTGGAATAGAAAAATTGGAAAAAGGTGGACAATATACTAGAGAGTTAAATATTACAATTTTTTAA
- the grpE gene encoding nucleotide exchange factor GrpE — translation MTDKDLKEEKEILEENIDREESCTCNCENKESEEKCCCEADKNYEEEIGKLQAEVEDWKQSYLRKQADFQNFTKRKEKELEELRKFASEKIITKLLDGVDNLERAITASSETKDFDGLVKGVDMILTQLKGIMESEGVEAIKAEGKYDPMFHHAVMVEDNPEYQDDEIVLELQKGYTMKGKVIRPSMVKVCKRG, via the coding sequence ATGACAGATAAAGATTTAAAAGAGGAAAAAGAAATATTAGAAGAAAATATAGATAGAGAAGAAAGTTGTACATGCAACTGTGAAAATAAAGAATCAGAAGAAAAATGTTGTTGTGAAGCAGATAAAAACTATGAAGAGGAGATTGGAAAACTTCAAGCAGAAGTTGAAGATTGGAAACAATCTTATTTAAGAAAACAAGCTGATTTCCAAAACTTCACTAAGAGAAAAGAAAAAGAATTAGAAGAATTAAGAAAATTTGCATCAGAAAAGATAATAACTAAATTATTAGATGGTGTAGATAACTTAGAAAGAGCTATAACAGCATCATCAGAAACTAAAGATTTTGATGGATTAGTAAAAGGTGTTGATATGATACTAACTCAACTAAAAGGTATTATGGAATCTGAAGGAGTTGAAGCTATAAAAGCTGAAGGTAAATATGATCCAATGTTCCATCATGCTGTAATGGTTGAAGACAATCCAGAGTATCAAGATGATGAGATAGTTTTAGAACTTCAAAAAGGATATACAATGAAGGGAAAAGTAATTAGACCTTCAATGGTAAAAGTTTGTAAAAGAGGATAA
- a CDS encoding methylated-DNA--[protein]-cysteine S-methyltransferase: MKGKGYLEVKDFGILEIVEEKDGISSINFVEKIEDSIESDEVKRCIQQLKEYFLGKRREFSIKLDIRTGTEFQKKAWKALVEIPYGETRSYQEQAIAIGNPKAVRAVGGANNKNPISIIIPCHRVIGKNKKLVGYGGGLLKKEFLLNLEKTDIKERKDGI; the protein is encoded by the coding sequence ATGAAGGGAAAAGGGTATTTAGAAGTAAAAGATTTTGGAATTCTTGAAATTGTTGAAGAGAAAGATGGAATAAGTTCTATTAACTTTGTAGAAAAAATAGAAGATTCTATTGAATCTGATGAAGTAAAGAGATGTATTCAACAATTAAAAGAGTACTTTTTAGGAAAAAGAAGAGAATTTAGTATAAAACTAGATATAAGGACAGGAACAGAATTTCAAAAAAAGGCATGGAAAGCATTAGTAGAAATACCTTATGGTGAAACTAGAAGTTATCAAGAACAGGCTATAGCTATTGGAAATCCTAAAGCTGTAAGAGCTGTGGGAGGGGCTAATAATAAAAATCCAATATCTATTATAATACCTTGTCATAGAGTAATAGGAAAAAATAAAAAACTTGTAGGTTATGGTGGAGGTCTTTTAAAAAAAGAGTTTCTGCTAAATTTAGAAAAAACAGATATTAAGGAGAGGAAAGATGGAATTTAA
- a CDS encoding MATE family efflux transporter, translating into MKRRKFKEKFSLKKYMKLSNNLGKDSVLGLVFKLAIPTMLAQLVNLLYSIVDRMYIGHIPEIGGLALAGVGVCGPIVTFLSSFGTLVGLGGSIIMSIKMGERRFKKARFVLANSFLALSVISITLTIIFLLLKDKLIMMFGASTVTFPYANTYLTIYTLGSFFALMAIGLNFFITCQGFATIGMLTVIIGALVNILLDTVFIFGLEMGVAGAAWATVIAQITSFAFAFRFLTSKKIKIPITFKGYSFEIVQDIIKFGFSPFFILTTDSIILIALNAMLQKYGGTTQGDLLVSGATIIQSYLLLITGPLIGLSGGTQPLLSFNYGARQIERVKKAEKYIVIFALVLTTTMFILTPFISPYFISLFTDEANLAEVARWGIKASVWGIIPLSFQYCFVDGFTAVGRIKTAFSLSMFRKMIYMGSTFFLPAIFEARSAFYAQPVSDILGAIASTTVFYFVFNKHLERRKKILQ; encoded by the coding sequence ATGAAAAGGAGGAAATTTAAAGAGAAATTTTCTTTAAAAAAATATATGAAACTATCAAATAATTTAGGAAAAGATTCAGTTTTAGGTTTAGTATTTAAATTAGCAATACCAACAATGTTAGCTCAATTAGTAAATTTACTGTATAGTATAGTAGATAGAATGTATATAGGGCATATTCCAGAGATTGGAGGACTTGCATTAGCAGGAGTTGGAGTGTGTGGACCTATTGTAACTTTTCTTTCATCTTTTGGAACTCTTGTTGGACTGGGTGGATCAATAATTATGTCTATAAAAATGGGGGAGAGGAGATTTAAAAAGGCTAGATTTGTATTAGCCAATAGTTTTTTAGCTCTTTCAGTAATTTCAATAACTTTAACTATAATATTTTTATTGTTAAAAGATAAATTGATAATGATGTTTGGTGCTAGTACAGTAACTTTTCCTTATGCAAATACCTATTTAACAATTTATACTCTAGGAAGTTTTTTTGCTTTAATGGCAATAGGATTAAACTTTTTTATAACTTGCCAAGGGTTTGCAACGATAGGAATGCTAACTGTTATAATTGGAGCTTTAGTAAATATTTTACTAGATACAGTTTTTATTTTTGGTTTAGAAATGGGAGTTGCCGGAGCAGCTTGGGCAACAGTAATTGCTCAAATTACATCTTTTGCCTTTGCTTTTAGATTTTTAACAAGTAAAAAAATAAAAATTCCTATTACATTTAAAGGATATTCATTTGAAATCGTTCAAGATATAATAAAATTTGGATTTTCACCATTTTTTATCTTAACAACTGATAGTATTATTTTAATAGCTTTAAATGCTATGTTACAAAAATATGGTGGGACAACTCAAGGGGATTTATTAGTATCTGGAGCAACTATAATTCAAAGTTATCTGTTACTTATTACAGGTCCACTTATTGGACTTTCAGGAGGAACACAACCACTTTTAAGTTTTAACTATGGTGCAAGGCAGATAGAAAGAGTTAAAAAGGCAGAGAAATATATAGTTATCTTTGCTTTAGTGTTAACAACTACAATGTTTATATTAACACCGTTTATATCACCATATTTTATCTCGCTATTTACTGATGAAGCAAATTTAGCAGAGGTAGCAAGATGGGGAATAAAAGCAAGTGTATGGGGAATAATTCCTCTATCTTTCCAATATTGTTTTGTAGATGGATTTACTGCTGTTGGAAGAATAAAAACAGCCTTCTCTTTATCTATGTTTAGAAAGATGATATATATGGGAAGTACATTCTTTTTACCAGCTATATTTGAAGCTAGATCAGCTTTTTATGCTCAACCAGTAAGTGATATTTTGGGAGCAATAGCTTCAACAACTGTTTTTTATTTCGTTTTTAATAAACATTTAGAAAGAAGAAAAAAGATATTACAATAA
- a CDS encoding N-acetylmuramoyl-L-alanine amidase, with translation MRKIITGLIFLLLTILTFAGTIRNVKMSGANLTVDFSGNTKPKYTMNYDEYNKLIFLEFPGSTLGSKVNEAAFKNKYVESLQVVNYGGSVGFFIKLNKNISYKGTLKGNDFVVTFSDSSARKQFTIAIDAGHGGKDPGAIGFKKYYEKTVVLAVSRYLRDELKKDFNVIMTRDSDRFINLSERPRIANRAKANMFISIHANSAVSSKQNGVEVFYFSKKSSPYAERIAAFENSFGDKYGDKSNSIAQIMGELAYKKNQEKSIGFARKTNNALAAAIGLRNRGIHGANFAVLRGFNGPGVLIEVGFISNQGDLKKITSPTYQKRMAQEIAKQVRDYFY, from the coding sequence ATGAGAAAGATTATAACAGGATTGATATTTCTATTATTAACAATTCTTACTTTTGCTGGAACTATTAGAAATGTAAAGATGAGTGGGGCAAATTTAACTGTTGATTTTTCAGGAAATACAAAACCAAAATATACAATGAATTATGATGAATATAATAAATTGATTTTTCTTGAATTTCCTGGAAGTACTTTAGGAAGTAAAGTAAATGAGGCTGCATTTAAGAATAAATATGTAGAAAGTTTACAAGTAGTAAATTATGGTGGCTCTGTAGGTTTTTTTATTAAATTAAATAAAAATATTAGCTATAAGGGAACTCTTAAAGGAAATGATTTTGTAGTTACTTTTAGTGACAGCTCAGCTAGAAAACAATTTACTATTGCCATAGATGCTGGGCATGGAGGAAAAGATCCAGGAGCAATTGGATTTAAAAAATATTATGAAAAAACAGTTGTATTAGCAGTAAGTAGATATTTAAGAGATGAACTAAAAAAAGATTTTAATGTAATAATGACTAGAGATAGTGATAGATTTATAAATCTTTCAGAGCGTCCAAGGATAGCAAATAGAGCTAAAGCAAATATGTTTATTAGTATTCATGCTAACTCAGCAGTATCAAGTAAACAAAATGGAGTAGAAGTATTCTATTTTTCAAAAAAATCTTCTCCATATGCTGAGAGAATAGCTGCTTTTGAAAACAGTTTCGGAGATAAATACGGAGATAAAAGTAACTCTATAGCTCAAATTATGGGAGAGTTAGCTTACAAGAAAAACCAAGAGAAATCTATTGGATTTGCAAGAAAAACTAATAATGCTTTAGCAGCAGCTATTGGTTTAAGAAATAGAGGGATTCATGGAGCTAACTTTGCAGTATTAAGAGGATTTAATGGACCAGGGGTATTGATAGAGGTAGGGTTTATTAGTAACCAAGGGGATTTGAAAAAAATTACAAGTCCAACATATCAAAAGAGAATGGCTCAAGAGATAGCTAAACAAGTAAGAGATTATTTTTATTAA
- the rpmI gene encoding 50S ribosomal protein L35 — protein MPKMKTHRGARKRIKVTGTGKFIVKHSGKSHILTKKDRKRKNNLKKDLVVSETLKRHMQGLLPYGVGR, from the coding sequence ATGCCAAAAATGAAGACTCATAGAGGAGCAAGAAAAAGAATAAAAGTTACAGGAACAGGAAAATTTATCGTTAAACACTCAGGAAAAAGCCATATCTTAACTAAGAAAGATAGAAAAAGAAAAAATAACCTTAAAAAAGATTTAGTTGTTAGCGAAACTTTAAAAAGACATATGCAAGGATTACTTCCATATGGAGTTGGAAGATAA
- the dnaJ gene encoding molecular chaperone DnaJ, with product MAKRDYYEVLGVAKDASDAEIKKAYRKAAMKYHPDKFSNASEKEKKEAEEKFKEVNEAYQVISDKEKRAQYDRFGHAAFEQGGPGGFGGGFGGDASGFEDIFSSFFGGGAGGFGGFSGFGGSGRRSYVEPGADLRYQVEITLEEAAKGIEKTIKYKRNGKCGTCNGTGAEPGSAMKKCPKCNGSGRIKTVQRTILGNFESYAECDECHGKGEIPEKKCKTCYGTGIVKETVEQKIKIPAGIDDGQKLRISGMGEASETGGPNGDLYVVIRVKPHELFERRGDDILCEIPITFTTAALGGEVEIPTLNGKKNIKIPAGTQTGKFFKLKGEGIKSLRGSMTGDQLVQVVVETPTDLSEDQKELLRKFEESLKDKNYKKHKSIKDKIKAFFK from the coding sequence ATGGCAAAAAGAGATTATTATGAAGTATTGGGAGTAGCAAAAGATGCTTCAGACGCAGAGATAAAAAAAGCATATAGAAAAGCTGCCATGAAATATCATCCTGATAAATTCAGCAATGCAAGTGAAAAAGAGAAAAAAGAAGCAGAAGAAAAATTTAAAGAAGTAAATGAAGCATATCAGGTGATATCAGATAAAGAAAAGAGAGCACAATATGATAGATTCGGTCATGCAGCATTTGAACAAGGTGGACCAGGAGGCTTTGGTGGAGGCTTCGGAGGAGATGCTAGTGGTTTTGAAGATATCTTCAGTTCATTCTTTGGTGGAGGAGCTGGAGGCTTTGGAGGATTTAGTGGCTTTGGTGGTAGTGGAAGAAGAAGCTATGTTGAGCCAGGAGCAGATCTAAGATATCAAGTTGAGATCACTTTAGAAGAAGCAGCTAAAGGAATAGAAAAAACAATAAAATATAAGAGAAATGGAAAATGTGGAACTTGTAATGGAACTGGAGCAGAGCCAGGAAGTGCCATGAAGAAATGTCCTAAATGTAATGGTTCAGGTAGAATAAAAACTGTTCAAAGAACAATTCTTGGAAACTTTGAAAGCTATGCAGAGTGTGATGAGTGTCATGGTAAAGGTGAAATTCCAGAGAAAAAATGTAAAACATGTTATGGAACAGGAATTGTAAAAGAAACTGTTGAACAAAAAATAAAAATACCAGCAGGTATAGATGATGGACAAAAATTAAGAATAAGTGGAATGGGAGAAGCTAGTGAAACTGGTGGACCAAATGGAGATTTATATGTTGTTATTAGGGTAAAACCTCACGAACTTTTTGAAAGAAGAGGAGACGATATTCTTTGTGAAATCCCTATTACATTTACAACAGCAGCTCTAGGTGGAGAGGTAGAGATCCCAACTTTAAATGGTAAGAAAAATATAAAAATACCAGCAGGAACTCAAACAGGAAAATTCTTTAAACTTAAAGGAGAGGGAATAAAATCTCTAAGAGGATCTATGACAGGAGATCAGTTGGTGCAAGTAGTTGTGGAAACTCCTACTGATTTAAGTGAAGATCAAAAAGAACTACTTAGAAAGTTTGAAGAGAGCTTAAAAGATAAAAATTATAAGAAGCATAAAAGCATAAAAGATAAAATAAAAGCATTTTTTAAATAA
- the yajC gene encoding preprotein translocase subunit YajC — MNEILAKYGTWIMLVVWGLIIYLFMILPNKKKAKKQKEMLDSLKEGVNIVTIGGIKGTIVAVREEEVDVKVDKGIKVTFVKSAISRVL, encoded by the coding sequence ATGAACGAAATATTAGCTAAATACGGAACTTGGATAATGCTAGTTGTTTGGGGATTAATTATATACCTATTTATGATTCTTCCAAACAAGAAAAAAGCTAAAAAACAAAAAGAGATGTTAGACTCATTAAAAGAGGGAGTTAACATAGTAACTATTGGAGGAATAAAAGGAACAATAGTTGCAGTTAGAGAAGAAGAAGTAGATGTTAAAGTAGATAAAGGCATAAAAGTAACATTTGTTAAAAGTGCAATCTCAAGAGTTTTATAG
- a CDS encoding MATE family efflux transporter — protein sequence MKKYEVDMCNGPLFKQIVIFAIPLIFSEALQLLFNAADTVVVGKFAGEEALAAVGSTSSLINLLLNLVIGLSMGAGVVVAKNYGSKDKKSVQESVHTSIATAIISGIIMLFIGLFLTKPLLRMMKTPEEIINLSSLYMQIYFLGMPANMLYNFGASILRAAGDTRRPLFILSFAGVINVLLNLILVIIFNLSVAGVAIATITAETISAFLILRILNNTPGMLRLKWKLVKIHKNRLLEIVKIGLPAGIQGILFNISNVLIQSSVNSFGPLVIAANTASVAIEGFVNTSLNALYQTALNFTSQNYGAKKFARIDKILTLSLILSFICGAFFGFGAYIFGTPLLSIWITNKEAISYGLIRLGVVGISYSLCGLMDAFVGALRGLGLSIMPTVITLFGACLFRILWVFTIFENNHTLFTLYMSYPISWILTSGALGLYYLYVRKRLFKNYLSI from the coding sequence ATGAAAAAATATGAAGTAGATATGTGTAATGGACCTCTTTTTAAACAGATAGTTATCTTTGCTATCCCTTTAATATTTTCTGAAGCTTTACAACTTCTTTTTAATGCTGCTGATACTGTGGTAGTTGGTAAGTTTGCTGGTGAAGAAGCTCTTGCAGCAGTTGGATCTACAAGCTCTCTAATAAATCTTCTTCTAAATCTAGTTATTGGATTATCTATGGGGGCTGGAGTTGTTGTAGCTAAAAACTATGGTTCAAAAGACAAAAAAAGTGTACAAGAAAGTGTGCATACCTCTATTGCTACTGCAATAATATCAGGAATTATTATGCTTTTTATTGGACTTTTTTTAACTAAGCCTTTGCTCCGTATGATGAAAACTCCTGAAGAAATTATTAACCTTTCATCTCTATATATGCAAATATATTTTTTAGGAATGCCTGCAAATATGCTCTATAACTTCGGTGCCTCAATTTTAAGAGCTGCTGGAGATACTAGACGTCCTCTATTTATTCTCTCTTTTGCAGGAGTTATCAATGTTCTTTTAAATCTAATTTTAGTTATTATTTTTAATTTAAGTGTTGCTGGAGTTGCTATTGCTACTATTACAGCTGAAACTATCTCCGCTTTTTTAATATTGAGAATTTTAAATAATACTCCAGGAATGTTGAGATTAAAATGGAAACTTGTAAAAATACATAAGAACCGTCTTTTAGAGATTGTAAAAATTGGGCTTCCTGCTGGAATACAAGGAATACTTTTTAATATCTCAAATGTTTTAATTCAATCTTCAGTAAATTCCTTTGGTCCTCTAGTTATTGCTGCAAATACAGCCTCTGTTGCTATTGAAGGCTTTGTTAATACATCTTTAAATGCTCTTTATCAAACAGCTTTAAACTTTACAAGTCAAAATTATGGTGCTAAAAAATTTGCTAGAATAGATAAAATTCTTACTCTTTCCTTAATTTTGTCATTTATTTGTGGAGCATTTTTTGGATTTGGAGCTTATATCTTTGGAACACCTCTTTTAAGCATTTGGATTACTAATAAAGAAGCTATCTCTTATGGTCTAATTAGGTTAGGTGTAGTTGGTATAAGTTATTCTCTCTGTGGTTTAATGGATGCTTTTGTTGGAGCTTTACGTGGACTTGGCCTTTCAATAATGCCAACTGTAATTACTCTATTTGGAGCTTGTTTATTCCGTATTTTATGGGTATTTACTATCTTTGAAAACAACCATACTCTGTTCACTTTATATATGTCTTATCCTATATCTTGGATATTGACATCAGGAGCTTTAGGATTATACTATTTATATGTAAGAAAGAGACTTTTTAAAAATTATTTAAGCATATAA
- the dnaK gene encoding molecular chaperone DnaK, whose amino-acid sequence MSKIIGIDLGTTNSCVAIMEGGSVTIIPNSEGARTTPSVVNIKENGEIIVGEIAKRQAITNPLSTVSSIKTHMGTDYKVEIFGKKYTPQEISAMTLKKLKKDAEAYLGEEVKEAVITVPAYFTDSQRQATKDAGIIAGLDVKRIINEPTAAALAYGLEKKKEEKVLVFDLGGGTFDVSVLEIADGVIEVISTAGNNHLGGDDFDNEVINWLTSEFKKETGIDLSNDKMAYQRLKDAAEKAKKELSSMMETSISLPFITMDATGPKHLEMKLTRAKFNDLTRHLVEATQGPTKTALNDADLNPSEIDEVLLVGGSTRIPAVQEWVESFFGKKPNKGINPDEVVAAGAAIQGGVLMGDVKDVLLLDVTPLSLGIETLGGVFTKMIEKNTTIPVKKSQIYSTAVDNQPAVTINVLQGERAKAADNHKLGEFNLEGIPAAPRGVPQIEVTFDIDANGIVHVSAKDLGTGKENTVTISGSTNLSKEDIERMTKEAEANEAEDRKFKELVETRNKADMLISSTEKSLKDYGDKASEQEKKDIEAAVEELKKVKDGEDKEAIEKAMEKLSQVAHKFAEEIYKEAQAKAQAQQGAQGAEKKADDDVAEAEVVD is encoded by the coding sequence ATGAGTAAAATAATCGGTATTGACTTAGGAACAACAAACTCATGTGTGGCAATAATGGAAGGGGGAAGCGTAACAATAATCCCTAACTCTGAAGGAGCTAGAACAACTCCATCAGTAGTAAATATTAAAGAAAATGGAGAAATCATAGTTGGAGAAATTGCAAAAAGACAAGCAATTACAAACCCACTATCAACAGTAAGTTCAATCAAAACTCATATGGGAACTGACTATAAAGTAGAAATCTTTGGAAAAAAATATACTCCACAAGAAATTTCTGCTATGACATTAAAAAAATTAAAGAAAGATGCTGAAGCTTACTTAGGAGAAGAAGTTAAAGAAGCAGTAATCACTGTACCAGCTTACTTTACAGACTCTCAAAGACAAGCAACTAAAGACGCTGGAATTATTGCTGGACTAGATGTAAAAAGAATTATTAACGAACCTACAGCAGCAGCTCTAGCATATGGACTAGAAAAGAAAAAAGAGGAAAAAGTTCTAGTGTTCGACCTTGGAGGAGGAACATTTGACGTATCAGTTCTTGAAATAGCTGATGGAGTAATCGAAGTTATATCTACAGCAGGAAACAACCACCTAGGAGGAGACGACTTCGATAATGAAGTTATCAACTGGTTAACATCTGAATTTAAAAAAGAAACTGGAATTGACCTATCAAATGATAAAATGGCATACCAAAGACTTAAAGATGCAGCAGAAAAAGCTAAAAAAGAACTATCTTCAATGATGGAAACTTCAATCTCTTTACCATTCATTACAATGGATGCTACAGGACCTAAACACTTAGAAATGAAATTAACAAGAGCTAAATTCAATGATTTAACAAGACACCTTGTTGAAGCAACTCAAGGACCTACAAAAACAGCTCTTAATGATGCTGACTTAAATCCATCAGAAATAGATGAAGTATTATTAGTTGGAGGATCTACAAGAATCCCAGCAGTTCAAGAATGGGTAGAATCATTCTTCGGTAAAAAACCTAATAAAGGAATCAACCCAGATGAAGTTGTTGCAGCAGGAGCAGCTATTCAAGGTGGAGTATTAATGGGAGACGTAAAAGACGTTCTATTACTAGACGTAACTCCATTATCTCTAGGAATTGAAACTCTAGGTGGAGTATTTACAAAAATGATTGAGAAAAATACAACTATCCCAGTTAAAAAATCTCAAATTTACTCTACAGCAGTAGATAACCAACCAGCAGTTACAATCAATGTACTACAAGGAGAAAGAGCTAAAGCAGCTGACAACCACAAACTAGGAGAATTTAACCTAGAAGGAATCCCAGCAGCTCCAAGAGGTGTACCTCAAATTGAAGTAACATTTGATATTGACGCTAATGGAATTGTACACGTATCAGCTAAAGATTTAGGAACAGGAAAAGAAAATACAGTAACTATTTCTGGATCAACTAACCTATCTAAAGAAGATATTGAAAGAATGACAAAAGAAGCTGAAGCAAATGAAGCTGAAGATAGAAAATTCAAAGAATTAGTAGAAACAAGAAATAAAGCAGATATGCTAATCTCTTCTACTGAAAAATCTCTAAAAGATTATGGAGATAAAGCTTCTGAACAAGAGAAAAAAGATATTGAAGCAGCAGTTGAAGAACTTAAAAAAGTAAAAGATGGAGAAGATAAAGAAGCTATAGAAAAAGCTATGGAAAAATTATCTCAAGTTGCTCATAAATTTGCTGAAGAGATCTATAAAGAAGCTCAAGCTAAAGCACAAGCTCAACAAGGAGCACAAGGTGCAGAAAAAAAAGCAGATGATGATGTAGCTGAAGCAGAAGTTGTTGACTAA